Within the Prevotella scopos JCM 17725 genome, the region TGAAGAATGGTCGTTTGGCTGACGTTGCACCTTCTATCCTTCATATTATGGGCTTAGAGCAGCCTGCAGATATGACAGGTGAGAATCTTATCTCAGACAAGTAAATTGTTAATTATTACAAATCTATAAAATCCCAAAGGTCTTTTATGGCTTTTGGGATTTGTTTTTAGTATCTTTGTTGCCGTGAGTCGTATTTCGACTCTAATATTATATAGGTATAAGTATTTATTTTTAAGATTAAAGACAATGAAGAATCGTAAGTTAGTATTATCATTAGTAGCCCTTGCAGGACTCTCTTCTCTTAGCGCACAAGCACAGACCAACAATACAAAAAAGCCTCATGAGACTATCATGCAGCGTGTTGACACGTTGGCAAAGAAGGTAGGTGCTGCCGTTAAGAAGGCTGAAACTACTGAGAAATCAAAACTCAACGCAGACAAGCAGAGAGTTAAGGCAGACCTTGCTAACGACAAGGAGAAGGTAAATAAGGTTTATCAGGATGATAAGGCAAAGTTCAATGCTGATGTAAAGAAGGTTGAGAACGGTCTTGCTAAAGATGAGCAGAAAGTAAAGAATACTTATCGTAAGGATGAGGCAAAGGTAAAGCAGGGTCTTGCTAAAGATGAGCAGAAAGTAAAGAATACTTATCGTAAGGACAAGGCAAAGGTAAAGCAGGGTCTTGCTAAAGATGAGCAGAAAGTAAAGAATACTTATCGTAAGGACAAGGCAAAGGTAAAGCAGGGTATTGCTAAGGATAAGCAGAAAGTAAGAAACGCATATCGTAAGGACAAGGCAAAGGTTAAGCAAGTTCTTGCTAAGGACGGACAGAAAATCAAGAACACTTATAACAAGGACAAGGCGAAGGTTAAAGCGTTCTTTAAGAAGGAGAAATAATTTGCTTAAATAGAAACAATTATTTAATTGTAGATAAAAGAGTCGTGTTCATTCACGGCTCTTTTTGTGTTCTTCCGTTAAAAGCGTAGATCGTTAATAGAGTAAGATTAATCTACATACATGGTATGATTACCCCCTATTGGATGGTTTAAGAACGGGGGATAAACTGCATGACAAATATAATTAGGTGCGATGTCTATCTGCTTTCTACAAACAACTTACTCCCTCATTAGTTGGGTTTTGTAATTTATTTTCATGCAGTTCAAAACCAATACATGCTCTTTTAGCTTCTAAAAGACGCTTAATAGCCTTGCAAAAGATGCCCTTTAAGCCTCTTACTAACGCCCTTTTGAAGACCAACTAAGCACCTTTTATTTTACTACTTTATAACTAATTGATTTCCTGTTAACTATAAACCTGCTTTTTGTATGTGATTTTGCCGTTATTTATTGATGTATTATTCAAAATTATGTAATGATTTTTTTAACACTTGTCTGTAGATTTTCGAAGTCTTAAATTGAAATGGTTTTTAATATCAAAGGACGATAATAGGATAGATACTTGACTGTCTTAGTTATGTTTTTGTTTAATGAGTAACTTCATTTTTTCCTTTAAAGCAATACAAAAAGCGTCTACGCATTTAATGGAAGAACCTCTTTTTGTTTGTTGGTAAGGAAAAAGAACGATTAAGATTGTAGTTTACATAAATTTACTAAATAAATAAGCAGGTTTTAATAAATCTAAAATTTATAAACAGAATGAATCTTTTTTGCAGTTGAAACTTCTTTTTTCATTACCTTTGCGCCCATAAGGATTTATATCCTTTCTGAGTTTAATAGGTATTAATGTATAATTTAAAAACAGTAAAAGATTATGGATTTTAAGAAAATAGCATTGTCACTTGTAGTAGCATTTAGTGTATGTTCACTCAGCGCACAGGCACAGAGCCAGTGCTCAAAGAAATGTGACAAGGCTCCAAATGAGCAGGTTGAGAAGGGCAAGCAGTGCGATAAGGCAGGTAAGGCTTGTGATGAGAAGGCAGGTAAGGCTTGTGATGAGAAGGCTGAAAAGGCTTGTGATAAGCAGGCAGGTAGCTGCTGCAAGAAGCAGGAAAAGGCTTGCGATAAGTCTGCTAAGGCTTGTGATAAGGCAAAGAAGGATTGCAAGAAGGCACAGGCAGGTAGCTGCTGCAAGAAGCAGGCTCAGCCAAAGAAGAAGTAATAGTTTAGCTTTAAAAATAAGAAAGTCGTGTCGAAAGGCACGACTTTTTTGTTGTTATCAGAACTTTATCGTACTTTTGTAGTAACAAAACTACGTGCGATAAGATGAGATAAGGAAATCTTCACTCTTTTTCTTATTGCGCTTGTGGATAAAAGTCATAGCTATGAACGTAAAGATAGAAGCTTCGTGGGAACAACAACTGAGAGGAGAGTTTGAGAAACCTTACTTCCAGCAGTTGGTTGAGCAGGTGAGACAAGAGTATGCACAGCAGCCTTGTTATCCTCCGGGGAAGTTGATTTTCAATGCCTTTAATCTTTGTCCTTTTGACAAGGTGAGGGTTGTGATTATTGGGCAAGACCCTTATCATGAGCCTGGACAGGCGATGGGATTAAGCTTCTCCGTGCCTGATGGGGTACAGCTTCCACCTTCATTGCAGAATATCTATAAGGAGATTGCAGCTGACTTGGGTACAGCGATTCATCAGTCTGGCGACTTAACACGATGGGCAGAGCAAGGAGTTCTCCTGCTGAATGCTACACTTACCGTTCGTGCACACGTCGCTAATAGTCACCAGCGATTAGGGTGGGGAACCTTTACAGATGCAGCTATTAAGGCACTAAGTGATGGACGAGAGAACTTAGTCTTTATGCTTTGGGGCGGTTTTGCGCGTAGTAAGAAGAGTCTTATTGACCAGCAGCGACATTGTGTCATAGAAAGTGTACACCCTTCG harbors:
- a CDS encoding uracil-DNA glycosylase: MNVKIEASWEQQLRGEFEKPYFQQLVEQVRQEYAQQPCYPPGKLIFNAFNLCPFDKVRVVIIGQDPYHEPGQAMGLSFSVPDGVQLPPSLQNIYKEIAADLGTAIHQSGDLTRWAEQGVLLLNATLTVRAHVANSHQRLGWGTFTDAAIKALSDGRENLVFMLWGGFARSKKSLIDQQRHCVIESVHPSPLSANRGGWFGQHQFSRCNTYLTSCGLLPIEW